The genomic region CGGCGAGCGAGGTCTTCGTCGGGCCCAGGATCCGCTCGAAGAGCCGCAGCGTGGAGGTGTGGATCTCCTTGACCATGCCGGTGCCGACGACCACGGTGCCCGCGTGCACGTGCGGGGCCAGCCGGTACAGCTGGTCCTCCAGCAGCGCCAGGCTCTTCGGTACGCGCACCAGCAGTACGTCGATCCGCCCGGGCGGCGGATCCTGCGTGGTCAGCAGCGTCACCGTCGACTTCGAGGTCCCGATCCCGTTCCGGTCGAGGTTCGCGGCGGTGGCGGAGCGGGTGAGGGAGGAGTCGGTGATCTGCGTCGGCCGGTACGCGGCGAGCGCCGTCGTCAGCGCTCCCCAGCGGTCCCCGAGCACGGTGATCTGCCCGGCGCCGGCCAGGTCCACCGGCCCGCGCTCCCCGGTACCGGAGTCGAGGTGGCGCAGCAGGTACTCGTCGGCGGCGTCCCAGGCGCGGAGCCGGTCGCGCGGGTCCTCGGGGAAGCGGGTGAGCTCGTAGGTGCCGAAAGGCGTGGTCAGGCGGTTCATATGGGACCCAGGCTAGCCGAGGCGGAGCCCCGGCCCCGCACGGACGGGGCCGGGGCTGCCGTTGACCGGCCCGTACGGCCCCTACTCGGGGAACTCCCCGGCCATCGCGGCGGCCATCCGCAGGTACGGACGGGCCTCGGCGGCCCGGCCGCTCCGCTCCAGCGTGCGACCGAGCATCAGCTGCGCGTAGTCCTCCACCGGCCAGCGCTCCAGGATGGCGCGGAGCTCGCGCTCGGCGCGGGAGAGCTGGGCGGAGTGGTAGTAGGCGCGGGCCAGCAGCAGCCTGGGCGCCAGCTGCTCCGGGGCCTCGCTCGCGAGCGTGTCCAGGATGCGTGCGGCCGTCGCGTACTCCCTCGCGTCGAAGAAGAGCTGGGCCCGCGCCCAGCGCTCGGCTGCCGTCCCGTGCTCGAAGTACGTCGTCGGCGCGTTCATCGCGTCCCTTCCGCCTTTCCGCGTTCAGGTGGTGTGTCCGCAGCCTCCAACACGTTCGGGCGGTGCAACATTCCACCCGACGCAGCCCTCGCCGCGCGGCTAGGTTGTCCGCATGAGCAATCTCGATCGCCAGCCCGCTCTCTCCACGTGCGGAGGCCGCGGTTTCGTCGTGGCCGAACCGGTACGCGAACTCCTCAGCCCGCGCACCGTCAAGCTCGGGGAGTCCACAGAGGTGCGCCGGCTCCTGCCGAACCTGGGCCGCCGCATGGTGGGCGCCTGGTGCTTCGTGGACCACTACGGCCCGGACGACATCGCGGACGAGCCCGGTATGCAGGTCGCGCCGCATCCGCACTCCGGGCTCCAGACCGTGAGCTGGCTCCACGAGGGCGAGGTGCTGCACCGCGACAGCGTGGGGAGCCTGGCGACGGTGCGTCCGCGCGAGCTGGGTCTGATGACCTCCGGGCGCGGCATCAGCCACTCCGAGGAGAGCCCGCGTCCGCACGCCCGTTTCCTGCACGGCGCCCAGCTGTGGGTGGCCCTGCCGGACGCCCACCGGGACGTGGAACCCCATTTCCAGCACCACGCGGAGCTCCCGCACGTGACCGCCCCGGGCCTGACCGCCACGGTCGTCCTGGGCACCCTGGACACGGCGACTTCGCCCGGGTCCACGTACTCCCCGATCGTCGGTGCGGACCTGGCCCTCGCGGCGGGCACCGAGACGAGGCTCCCCCTGGAGCCGGACTTCGAGTACGCGGTCCTCTCCATGTCCGGCGAGGCCCACGTCGACGGCGTCCCGGTCGTCCCGGGCTCGATGCTCTACCTCGGCTGCGGCCGCACGGAACTCCCCCTGCGGGCCTCGTCGGACGCTGGCCTGATGCTCCTGGGCGGCGAGCCGTTCGAGGAGGAGATCGTCATGTTCTGGAACTGGATCGGCCGCTCCAACGAGGAGATCGTACAGGCGCGCAAGGACTGGATGGAAGGCTCCCGGTACGGCGAAGTGAAGGGCTACGACGGCCCTCCGATCCCTGCGCCGCAGCTCCCGCCGGGGCCTCTGAAAGCGCGTGGTCGGGTGCGCTGACCTGCGCTTTTCTGAAGTATCCAGATCGGCCGAGACCGGCCGAAGAGAGGCCGCCACTCCTGCGGAGATCGTTCCTGCGGAGGGAGCGGCGGGCGCTCCCGGAGGCCCGTCTCGGG from Streptomyces sp. NBC_00190 harbors:
- a CDS encoding pirin family protein encodes the protein MSNLDRQPALSTCGGRGFVVAEPVRELLSPRTVKLGESTEVRRLLPNLGRRMVGAWCFVDHYGPDDIADEPGMQVAPHPHSGLQTVSWLHEGEVLHRDSVGSLATVRPRELGLMTSGRGISHSEESPRPHARFLHGAQLWVALPDAHRDVEPHFQHHAELPHVTAPGLTATVVLGTLDTATSPGSTYSPIVGADLALAAGTETRLPLEPDFEYAVLSMSGEAHVDGVPVVPGSMLYLGCGRTELPLRASSDAGLMLLGGEPFEEEIVMFWNWIGRSNEEIVQARKDWMEGSRYGEVKGYDGPPIPAPQLPPGPLKARGRVR
- a CDS encoding tetratricopeptide repeat protein; protein product: MNAPTTYFEHGTAAERWARAQLFFDAREYATAARILDTLASEAPEQLAPRLLLARAYYHSAQLSRAERELRAILERWPVEDYAQLMLGRTLERSGRAAEARPYLRMAAAMAGEFPE